The genomic region ACAGGGAAAGAGCACAGTGACAGTGTAAGTGGAGAGGACAGAGTCAGATATATTTTGGACATAGAACTGATAAGAAATCCTGGTGGGGTGAACCTTGGAGGAGAGAATAGGGAGGAATCAAGGGTGATTTGTAGGTTTTTGGCTGGAACAACGAGATGATCATAGTAATAGTGAGATGGGAAAAACTAGGGGAAGAAGAGTTTGAGGGTGAAATTAAGAACTCTGTGGGGCCACTTTCAGTCTCAGATAAAATACAGGCTGTGGAGCCAGATTGCCCAGGTTCTCATCCTATTCTAGACTGCTCAATGATTTTTGACAGGTTCCCTTAGCCCTtgacttggtttcttcatctgtagaggGGGAGTTACAATCCAACTACCTTAAGCGGTTGCTGTGAAGATGACAGCCATTCTTATATATAAgtaaagtcacccagtcgtgttccactctttgtgaccccatggactgtaacctaccaggctcctccatccatgggattttccaggcaagaatactggagtgggttgccatttccttctttccaggggatcttcccaacccagggatcgaacctgggtctcctgcactgcaggtagactctttacatctgagccaccaggaaagtcatagGTTAGTACCAAATTCTTCATCAGCAAGTGTTCAGTGAGCATTTCTATGCACTAATTTCTAAGCATATAACAAAGACCAAATCAGACAAAAATCACTGCTCTTTTGGAGTTTATATTACAGTTGGGGCAGGGGAGacacaataaataaatgcattgttaaaatattgaatatgttGGATGTAGATAGGtgttatggagaaaaataaagcaggaaaagtGGTCGTGAGAAGAATGGGTTGCAATTTAAAATACTgtggccagggacttccctgctggctcagtagtaaagaatctacctgccaatgcaggagacgtgggttacatccctgatccagaaagatcccacatgccttggagcagctaagcctgtacaccacagctactgagcctgcgctctagagcctgggagccgcaactactgaaggccacgcgcttagagcccacgctctgtaataagagaagctactgcagcaAGAAGCCCTCCCtcgaaccacaactagagagtagtccgcacagcagtgaagacctggcacagagaaaaataaataaaaaataaaattgggtgGCCAGAAAAGTTTCCATTCAGACAGTGATATTTAAGGACAGACTTCAAAGGAAGGTACCTGCCACCTGGATATCAGGGGAACGATGTGCCAGGCAGGGAAAACTGTCAGCCCGAAGGCCATGATGTCAAGGCTTTGAGAAACAACAAGAAAGGTGACATAGCCATAGCTGTTACTCTGTGAGAGGTGAGGAGCCGCTGGGGAGTGTGAGCAGATTGGTAACATAATCTGATTGACATTTCAAAGCATCCCCTGGCTGCCAAGTTGAGAATAGACAGGGAAGGGCAAAGGCTTGCGGGAGAACTGGGGCTTCGATCCAAGTGATGGAGCATGGTGGACTGGACTAGGATGGGGCAGTAGTGGTAGAGAGAATTAGATAATAAACAAATGATACAAAAATTCAATATAAGGACATCACATGGTAACATGTactctggagaaaaataaagaacaagtgGGGATAGCAAACATGGAAGGTGCtgcaattttaaaatagaatggaAGAGAAGACCAAAAGATGGTGACACTTAAGCGAGTcttgaaggagaagagggagtggGCCATGGGGCCACGTGGGAAAGAAGTCTTTAGGCAAAGTGCAGCCCCACAGAGCTCATGGAGCAGAAGTGTGCCTCATACTGTCCAGGTAGGAAGGGGCCAGCGAGCTGGATGGACTGagcctgggatggggaggggagggagggcggAGACATAGAGCGCTATATGGACTTTGATTTGAGGGGATGCAGTGGAAGGCTTTGAGTAGAGGATTGACACGATCTGGTCCACCTGCTCGTTCTGGCTGCTGTGTGAACAGGGTATCAAAGGACAAGAGTCAAAGTGGGGAAATAATTAGGAAGCAAGTGCAACAGTCCAGCTAAGGGAGGAAAGCAGCTTGAGCAGGACGGTGGCTGTAGAGGAGATGAGGAGTGGTCAGAAGCTGAACACCTATGAATGGGAGATAGAGCCAGCAAGATTTGCTGACAGATCCAACGTGGGttatgagagaaagaaaggaatcaaGGGTGACTCCAAAAGTTTGGGGCCAAGAAACTGGAAAGATGGAAGTGCCATTTACTGATGTAGGGGAAGCTGCAGGAAGATGTATGCTGGAGGGAGGTCATGAGTCTGACTTTGGACCTGTTATACTTGGGGTGTCTATGAGACAACCACACTGGCCAGTCACATTGTAAAGATATTGAGAAGGCAGTAAATACACAAGTTTGGGGTTCAAGGAACACATACAACTTGGGGAGTCTTTAAAACCTCAAGGCTGGCAGAGTGTAGCTGGATGACAGATAGCCTGGGGCAGAGGCCTGAGTCACCCCAACTGCCAAGTCTGGGCAGAGGCAGAGGTACCAGCTGAAGTGAGAACAGCAGCCAGAGATCCGAGGGACCAGGAGGGCCTAGTCTACCATCTAGAGTCTACCATCTCTAATCAtgatgttttcaaagaatatttaacTCTGTAGGAATTTATGGGCAGGGTGCCGGGGTGGGTGGTGGCAAGCAGCATGTGAAACAACGTTAAGTTACTTTCTGTACATGGTGGGAGTTGAGGatcattattttctcctttacaattttctgtattttcttaatGCTTAACACTGAACACGTATTACTTTCATAAAAATTCTTTGACAAGGATATTTGAAGATCAATCCTGGAAAGTGACTTTTCCTGTTCACAGAGAAGTCCAGCCTATTTCTGCCTCAAACGTGTGCCCATAGAAAAGAATTCAGCTCCTTCTCTCCACTAGGGGGTGCTGTGGAAGGGGCAGTCCCCCTCAGCCCAGGTAACTTCAGAAGGGCTTCGGCCAGTAGAAGCTCCTTGGGGTGAGGGGAGACTGGCCAGGGAAGCACTGGAGGCTGTCCTGATGCCAAGTGGCCTCCATTGAGAGCTGTTGAGGGGTGCCACTGGTGATTTGCCAACCATGTTTCTCAGAACTAGGGGTGTCAGAAATGCCAAGTTGCATCCCCAGGATAGGCCGTGGGCCCACACTCCTTAGCTTGGCATAGACTGACGCATGGACAGAACAGAAGcttcattaaaaaatagtttattagCATCTATGTCTAGCATCTGTGCAAATGAGATCGGCTCCCCCCAGGGGCTGGGTCTCCGCACCTGAGCCCCTGGGGAGCCTCTCTGCCGCAGGCCCTGTCTTGAGGCAGTGTCCTTGCTCGTCTGACATCAGTCCCATTGCTCCTGGCCCAGGGCTAAGCCCCACCTCGAGAGGCCATGGGGATGGTCTCCCCTGAGCGACTGTTGCCTCTAGTGTCTGAGAAGGCCCCGCCTCCGGCAGCCGGGGCTACGTCCACCTGGATGACCCCGTGCACCTGGGAGAGCTGTGGGCTATCCAAGCTGGCAATGAGCTGGCGGGGGCCTGGTCTCACAGGGACGAACGTCTGGCGCAGGGTCACTGTCTCGTTGCCCCCAATGTCCCTGTGGGCAGAGATAGGGTCATGGGCCTGGGGTGACAGGGTGTGGAGTGGGGAGTAAGGGCTGATGGGGAAGCTGGAAGGAAGGAGCAGAAGGTGGAGCCCTTCCGGCATTCCTGGGCTCAGCTGGAATCTCTACACCCACGACCTAACCGACTGACGGAGGACAAAGCCTGAACCCCAAGTCCGCCTCCACAAGGCTTGATCAGTGGCTGCCCAGCCAGCTGCCGGAGCTGGAAATCTCCTCGGCATTCCGAactcctccctccctgctctcACAAACGTCTGGGCAAagacctccctcctccctctccatcgCCAGTGCTCCTGCCCCAACCAGGTCAGCCCCATCCCCTAGTGGGTTTCCAAGATGAGGAGACTTCACAAGGAGACTTTGGGGCTTGACACAGTGTTGCCAAATACTTCCAGGCTTGCCAAGAAAGAAGGTGGAAGAAAAGGAATTCTCCTCTGCTACGATCACCTCTTAGGAtgttatctcaaaaaaaaaaaaaaaaaaaatcccaaaacaaacaaaacaaaactgtagtcccccaaaagacaaacaaacaaaactggagTCCCTCCCAAGAACAGACAATTGGCATCTTTAAATTAAATTGACACACactcatgtgtgtatgtgagagacaGAAATACACATgctggtgtacacacacacacacacacacacacacacacacacctcagtgtctttattttcttccttcctatgGCCCTCTAGTCCCAGATCACCCCTCCAAGAATTTACAATTTCACCTGCCTTCTAACTACCTTCCTTGCCTCTCATctcattttccattcatttttccaATCACTCAGAGGTGAACTGAGCCTTTCAAGGGCTTGGCTTCCTTGTTGCTTAGGAGATAGATGAAACTGTAGCTCCCTAACCTGACACACAGGCTCACTGTGACTCACCCCGCCTGCCTGCGATCAttgcccccaccaccaccacattctTCATTCCTTCTGCCCACCAGCCCCAGTGAGCTCCACCCCTCCCCTGAATTCACAGTGTTTTCATGCCTTGCCCCCTGGGCTGCCTCTGGACCCACTTCACACCTCTTCAGTGAGGACTCCCTGGAGCATCTCCTACCCTCAGGAAAATGAATCTCACCTTTCTCTGAGCTCCTCCAGCAATCTGCCCGTATGCAGACACACTGACTGTGATTGAATGTATATTGCAGTTGTTCACACCTGTTAGCATCTGTCCTTTCCTGCCTCTGCCTGAAACCCTTACCTCTGGCCCCTGCTAAACTTGAGCCTGCCTTGGGGATGGATCATTTCTGGAGCCAGACTTGTGCAAACACCACAGTCCTTCAAGGGAATGAGCCAACACCCCAACATCAAGGATGAGCTATCCTTGGGGCAAAACATTTAGCTTGGAGTCTGCTGCCAAGGGACATCCCTGGACCACTCTGTACTCCTTCTACCCCATTAACTGTGTAGTTTAGAACACGTACCAGTCATCCTCACTTTCTGATGTAAAATAGAAGTGAATATAAAATGAGGGCGTGAAGGCCCGTTTAAGGTGTGAGGGGGAGGTGGTGTCTTCCAGCGGGGTCGAGGAGCAGCAGCGTATGGTGAAGGACATAGGCTGTGGAGTTTGAACCCCTTGAAAGATTGAAATCATGGCAGGTCCAGAAGCTGATGCCCAGTTCCATTTCACTGatatcaaaaaatatttcaacTCTTACACTCTCACAGGGAGAATGAATTGTGTGCTGGCCACATACGGAAGTATTGCTTTGATAGTCTCATACTTCAAGTTAAGGTCTAAAAAAACTCCAGCTGTGAAAGCAACATAAACAGATTCTGAACTGTACATTATCTGTTAAGTTCCCATGCCTGAAGAAGCTAATGTCATCTCATCATGTGATACTCAATTTGTACAATAAATTATGaacctggaaaaataaaaaataaaaaaataaaataaaatgagggcGTGGGATCAGATGGTCTTGAAGGTGCCTCCAAGCTCTATGAAGGCGAGAAGTAGGAAAGTCTGGAAGATAGAAGTCTATAGCCTACCTGATAGGTTGTCGACTTAATTTCTAGACTTCCTATCAGAATATCCAACTTGAAATTCAGTCTACAACTTAACAGGTAGGCTATACATactctgcatgcatgctcagttgcctcagtcatctccgactctgagaccctatgccctgaagcccgccaggctcctctgtccatgggattcttcaggcaagaatactggagtgggttgctatgccctcctgcaggggatcttccccacccagggacagaacttgCATCTGCtacagctcctgcactgcaggtggattctttaccactgagttacagCGGAAGCCCCAAGTTGTACTTTGCCTGGTAACaaatctgtgtttttaatttgtgCCCACTTTTCCATTGATATGAGGTTAAAGGTTGTTTGGGTTCAGACCAGCCTTCAAAAGTCTATTTACCCATACTATAAGTGAACTGTGGGGCTtttccagtggctcaggggtaaagaattttcctgcaacgcagaagactcaggagacatgggtttgatccccgggtcaggaagatcccctggaggagggcatggcaacccactccagtattcttgcttggagaatccccatggagagaggagcctggtgggcttcagtccatagggtcagaaagagtcggacacaactgaagcgactgagcgcacacacatgtGTAACTGAACTGTACTATTTCAGAGCCTAGCCTTTATTTATAAGGTTATTTCCAAGATAAACTGCTCTCTAGGTTCCAACGAGGGATGTCAAGATCTCTCCCTACCCTGATCTTAGTGTCTGGCGAGACCTTGGCTGCACCCTGGTTAGAGAGTTGAAGGCAAACACATCAGCTACTAACGCAGGAATGTGCCCACAACTGAGTGCCAGTAATAAAACAAACTCCCTGACAGGACATCAGAACTTAGACATCCAAATTAGCATTGTCTTTGATGCTAATTTGAGTATTAGCAGCAAATTAGCATTTATGCTCTTGTTTAACCacactgaacatttaaaaaagctCCTCTCAGATTTTCCTTCACAGCCATTTAAAACCACACACACATTACATGTACCCACTTGGGCGTACACTCACACCTGGCCAAGTCACTGTCCCTCCTTTACAGTCGAGGTTCATTTCTGATTGAAAAGGGCATTATGACCCACCTGGCTCGCTTATTTACCTTATTAATCAGTCTTAGTTCTAAATGACTTGAGGCTGTTTCCCCAAAGTCAAATCCACTCCCTTAGAAGACCACCCTAAGGACATTCTAGAGAATATGATTCAGGCTCTGGGGGAAATCCCCGAGAAGGGTTTGGAGCAGACTTCTAGCTTCCCCCGGTGACTGCTTTAGTGGTGACAACAGCCATCTGGAGGAGTAAGCGCTGGAATGTTTATTAAGTGGCCAGTCAGCAGGTGGGGTGGCATGCCTGTTGCCATAATGAGGCTCCATACCACAGCCATTGATGTGCAAATGACAGTGAAGTCATGCCAATTTCGGAATCGCTTGGCTTGGCCAAGAAGTTTGTTCAGGGGTTTTCTCTAAGATGTTagggaaaaacccaaacgaactttttggccagccaaCAATACACCCAAGTCAGCAGCTCGGGGCTCTCACCTGTGCTGGAGGCCCCGCCTGGGCTCACAGTAGCTGGAGGAGCCACAGAATGTCAACCGAGGGCCTGCCTCGAGGAACCGCCACCCAACCCTCTCATTTACT from Dama dama isolate Ldn47 chromosome 12, ASM3311817v1, whole genome shotgun sequence harbors:
- the LOC133067416 gene encoding ATP synthase membrane subunit K, mitochondrial-like produces the protein MAGPEADAQFHFTDIKKYFNSYTLTGRMNCVLATYGSIALIVSYFKLRSKKTPAVKAT